In Methanosarcina siciliae T4/M, one genomic interval encodes:
- a CDS encoding single-stranded-DNA-specific exonuclease RecJ, producing the protein MKEPQNQLKAKTLILTHGDSDGICSGAIAKSAYPEAYVYFTSPVSLLDKLDLIEDVENLIICDIAIEEKRCSELYSALNKLAEECNLYYIDHHPLPEGCGKENWFFHDTGVCASELTYRVFEEILSQEMRRVAIYGAIGDFCDNTPCVRSWVRDWDKRSLFFQAGTLIQAILHKGKDYDFKRILLEPLSKDVIPSNIPDLLELAREAAINEEKIRLFVKENVEVLKNSAYIVNTNNSISKAAIYAASYGKREVGIAAEYREKKGVYDLSIRSRGKADINRLLRSIAPKFGGSGGGHPVAAGARIPENSLEAFLRAFDKKLGEANEVKYNGNK; encoded by the coding sequence ATGAAAGAACCCCAGAACCAGCTTAAAGCGAAAACCTTGATCCTGACTCATGGTGACTCTGACGGGATATGTTCGGGAGCAATTGCAAAAAGTGCCTATCCGGAAGCATATGTCTATTTCACAAGTCCTGTCAGTCTTCTGGACAAGTTAGATCTCATTGAAGACGTTGAGAATCTTATAATCTGCGATATTGCTATAGAGGAAAAGCGCTGTTCTGAACTCTACTCTGCACTCAATAAATTAGCGGAAGAATGCAACCTGTATTACATTGATCACCATCCGCTGCCGGAAGGGTGCGGAAAAGAGAACTGGTTTTTTCACGATACGGGGGTATGCGCCTCTGAACTCACTTACAGGGTATTTGAAGAGATCCTGAGCCAGGAAATGAGGAGAGTGGCAATCTACGGAGCTATAGGCGACTTCTGTGACAATACACCCTGTGTAAGAAGCTGGGTAAGAGATTGGGATAAAAGGAGCCTATTTTTTCAGGCCGGGACTCTGATACAGGCAATACTTCATAAGGGGAAAGACTATGATTTCAAGAGAATCCTGCTTGAACCCCTCTCAAAAGATGTAATTCCTTCAAATATTCCCGATCTGCTCGAGCTTGCCAGGGAAGCTGCAATTAACGAAGAGAAAATCAGGCTTTTTGTTAAAGAAAATGTGGAAGTCCTGAAAAACAGTGCGTATATTGTAAATACGAATAACTCCATCTCAAAGGCAGCGATCTATGCAGCCTCCTATGGCAAAAGGGAAGTGGGAATTGCAGCCGAATACCGGGAGAAAAAGGGTGTTTACGACCTGAGCATTCGTTCCCGGGGTAAGGCTGACATAAACCGTCTCCTTCGCTCAATTGCTCCTAAGTTTGGAGGGAGCGGCGGAGGACATCCTGTTGCAGCAGGAGCGCGTATTCCTGAAAATTCCCTTGAGGCTTTCCTCAGAGCTTTTGATAAAAAGCTTGGGGAAGCAAATGAGGTAAAATACAATGGAAACAAGTAA
- the engB gene encoding GTP-binding protein EngB: METSKTVSESGINLEMIFVGRSNVGKSSLLKELFGAKVKVGKRPGVTLRPTHVLVSDFLITDMPGFGFMSGVKDRKQDIVKDKTVHYIEDNAERIKIGVLVIDGPSFPEIVDRWDSRDQIPIDVEMFDFLREIGIDTIVAANKMDKVKADEHDELLDEVAVRLGLEPPWQNWKHIIAPISAKKGELKALKGLLRDRLHEMKRDDLFKYI, translated from the coding sequence ATGGAAACAAGTAAAACTGTATCTGAAAGCGGTATAAATCTCGAAATGATCTTTGTCGGGCGTTCAAATGTGGGCAAATCCTCCCTTCTAAAGGAGCTCTTCGGGGCAAAAGTGAAGGTAGGAAAACGCCCTGGTGTCACATTACGCCCAACTCACGTCCTGGTCTCCGACTTTCTCATTACGGATATGCCGGGTTTCGGTTTCATGAGCGGGGTAAAGGACCGGAAACAGGATATAGTGAAAGATAAAACCGTACATTATATTGAGGACAACGCCGAAAGGATCAAAATAGGGGTTCTTGTAATAGACGGACCTTCCTTCCCTGAAATTGTAGACCGCTGGGACTCAAGGGATCAGATCCCTATCGACGTTGAAATGTTTGATTTTCTGAGGGAAATAGGGATTGACACAATTGTTGCTGCAAACAAGATGGATAAAGTAAAAGCAGACGAGCATGACGAACTCCTTGATGAAGTCGCGGTGCGCCTCGGACTTGAGCCACCCTGGCAGAACTGGAAGCATATCATTGCTCCGATAAGCGCCAAAAAAGGAGAGTTGAAAGCCTTAAAGGGCCTCCTCCGGGACAGGCTGCATGAAATGAAAAGGGACGACCTGTTCAAGTATATTTGA
- a CDS encoding ATP-dependent DNA ligase, with protein MTSFREFAEICQAIEKISSTIETTNKVADLLKNVDVEELPLATHFIMSEVFPAWSGKQLGIGTSLLYSSLSKASGMSIRSIESLIRTTGDIGETALLILKEKRKNQVTFSSFLEEQPELSITEVYQRFKTASEASGKGSQELKIKNLQFLFNSSTPREAKYISRLALEELRIGVGEGVVRDAIARAFSVPADKVEHAFMVTNDLGIVAAAAKKDGIEALESLGIEINRPIKMMLSQISPDIDADIREMKEAAIEWKFDGARVQIHKSGNSVTLFSRKLENVTNSLPDLVGIVRKHVKAESAILDGEAVAVDENGKPRAFQEILKRFRRKYDVEEKALGIPIQLNLFDIMYLNGKTLIDLPLVERRKALESCVESSVEDSKSISVDEQVITGDLELVEKIYREALNAGHEGVMVKNPNSTYSPGKRGKNWLKKKPLMETLDLVVVGAEWGYGRRANLIGSYSVACYDPETMRFMQVGKVGTGLTDEQLKELTEMLSGLMEGGEAGGVFAIRPKVVLEIAFEEIQKSPNYDSGFALRFPRFIRIRDDKAPEEADTIQRIGRVYGQQLKRL; from the coding sequence ATGACAAGCTTCAGGGAATTTGCAGAAATCTGCCAGGCGATTGAAAAGATATCGAGCACTATAGAAACTACAAATAAGGTTGCCGACCTTCTCAAAAATGTCGACGTGGAAGAACTGCCTCTTGCAACTCATTTTATAATGAGTGAGGTTTTTCCTGCCTGGAGTGGAAAGCAACTCGGGATCGGCACAAGCCTGCTGTATAGTTCTCTCTCCAAAGCCTCCGGAATGTCTATAAGAAGTATAGAATCTCTTATCCGGACCACAGGAGACATAGGGGAAACCGCACTTCTTATTTTAAAGGAGAAAAGGAAAAATCAGGTGACATTTTCTTCTTTCCTCGAGGAGCAGCCGGAACTTTCGATAACTGAGGTTTACCAGCGGTTCAAAACAGCTTCGGAAGCCTCTGGGAAAGGTTCTCAGGAACTCAAAATAAAAAACCTTCAGTTCCTCTTTAATTCCTCAACTCCAAGGGAAGCAAAGTACATTTCCAGGCTTGCCCTTGAGGAACTTCGAATTGGGGTAGGAGAAGGCGTTGTCCGGGATGCGATTGCCAGAGCCTTTTCCGTCCCTGCGGATAAGGTAGAACATGCCTTCATGGTCACAAATGATCTGGGGATAGTTGCTGCAGCTGCCAAGAAAGACGGGATAGAAGCCCTTGAGAGTCTGGGGATCGAGATAAATCGCCCCATAAAAATGATGCTCTCTCAGATCAGCCCTGATATAGATGCCGATATAAGGGAAATGAAGGAAGCTGCAATTGAGTGGAAATTCGATGGGGCAAGGGTTCAGATCCATAAGAGCGGAAATTCGGTTACTCTTTTTTCCCGGAAGCTTGAAAACGTCACAAATTCCCTCCCTGACCTTGTCGGAATAGTCCGGAAACATGTAAAAGCCGAGTCCGCAATTCTTGACGGGGAAGCCGTAGCTGTGGATGAAAACGGAAAACCCAGGGCTTTTCAGGAGATCCTCAAGCGTTTTCGGCGCAAGTACGATGTAGAGGAAAAAGCGCTCGGAATTCCTATCCAGCTCAACCTCTTTGACATTATGTACCTGAACGGAAAAACCCTGATCGATCTCCCCCTTGTTGAACGGCGAAAAGCTCTTGAATCCTGTGTGGAGAGCTCGGTTGAAGACTCAAAGTCCATCTCCGTGGACGAGCAGGTGATAACCGGAGACCTTGAGCTTGTGGAAAAGATCTACAGGGAAGCCTTGAATGCCGGACATGAAGGTGTCATGGTCAAAAACCCGAACTCGACATATTCCCCAGGCAAACGTGGCAAAAACTGGCTGAAGAAAAAACCTCTTATGGAAACCCTTGACCTTGTGGTTGTGGGAGCAGAATGGGGCTACGGGCGCAGGGCAAACCTGATAGGTTCATATTCGGTTGCCTGCTATGACCCTGAGACCATGCGCTTCATGCAGGTTGGCAAGGTTGGCACAGGGCTTACCGATGAGCAGTTGAAGGAACTCACGGAAATGCTCTCCGGCCTGATGGAAGGCGGAGAAGCCGGAGGAGTCTTTGCAATAAGGCCGAAGGTTGTTCTGGAAATCGCTTTTGAGGAAATCCAGAAAAGCCCCAACTACGATTCGGGCTTTGCCCTGCGTTTTCCCCGTTTTATCCGTATCCGGGACGATAAAGCCCCCGAAGAAGCCGATACCATCCAGCGGATTGGGCGCGTCTACGGCCAGCAGCTGAAAAGACTTTAA
- a CDS encoding homoserine dehydrogenase, with the protein MKTVHCSILGFGAIGQGVAEVLLMKKGYLKSIGLEVLVIAVVDSKGATVNPAGVDLADCLARKRTKGTVAIEKLTGVEIIRTVPHELVIETTPTNIVTGGAGLQNMLAAFETGKDIITSNKGPLTLKYRELMEVAKAAGSNFRFEAAVGGSMPVINLANEVLAGNRLRSIKGILNGTCNYILTRMLEERASYKDILAESMELGIAETDPTYDVEGIDTACKLVILANAIFGLDVTYKDVEVTGITKIAPEALEMAYESGHVIKLIGEVSRERIHVAPRLVPINHPLAVGGTLNVASIDTELAGEITVTGRGAGPIETASAILSDLVAIYGNR; encoded by the coding sequence ATGAAAACAGTGCACTGCTCTATTCTCGGATTTGGGGCAATTGGACAGGGTGTGGCCGAGGTACTCCTTATGAAAAAGGGGTATCTGAAAAGTATCGGGCTGGAAGTTCTCGTTATTGCAGTCGTGGATTCGAAAGGAGCTACTGTTAATCCTGCAGGAGTGGATCTGGCCGACTGCCTTGCCCGCAAGAGAACAAAGGGCACGGTTGCTATAGAAAAGCTCACAGGAGTCGAGATCATAAGGACAGTACCCCATGAGCTGGTAATAGAAACCACTCCTACAAATATTGTTACAGGAGGCGCAGGGCTTCAGAACATGCTTGCAGCCTTCGAGACAGGCAAGGATATTATTACCTCAAATAAAGGGCCGCTTACCCTGAAGTACAGGGAACTTATGGAAGTTGCAAAAGCAGCCGGGTCAAATTTCAGGTTCGAAGCTGCGGTCGGAGGCTCCATGCCCGTTATTAACCTGGCAAACGAAGTCCTTGCCGGAAACAGGCTCCGAAGTATCAAGGGAATTCTTAATGGGACATGTAACTATATCCTCACCAGAATGCTTGAAGAAAGGGCAAGTTATAAGGATATTCTTGCCGAGTCCATGGAACTCGGAATTGCCGAAACCGATCCTACATACGATGTCGAAGGTATTGATACCGCCTGCAAACTGGTAATTCTTGCCAATGCAATTTTCGGGCTTGATGTGACATATAAGGACGTTGAGGTTACCGGGATCACAAAAATCGCACCCGAAGCCCTGGAAATGGCTTACGAAAGCGGGCACGTGATCAAACTCATAGGAGAGGTCAGCCGGGAACGGATACATGTTGCTCCAAGGCTTGTGCCTATTAACCACCCTCTTGCTGTGGGAGGCACCCTGAATGTAGCTTCCATAGACACCGAGCTTGCCGGTGAGATAACGGTTACGGGAAGAGGTGCAGGCCCGATCGAAACCGCAAGTGCGATTCTCAGCGACCTTGTTGCAATTTACGGAAATCGGTAA
- a CDS encoding amino acid-binding protein, with protein sequence MRVSMDIELKDVPGQMLLALQPLSEFKANLITVLHHHQKRTPRKTVPVQLVLEINPESIEAIKAKLEENGIRVVKVGEHRFRESINVVLIGHVVHTGIQDTIDEIDKTGFAEVVDLSLSMPGIDLLSSALIRIDAVGKEDLQKALDILKKVSTRKDLLMVLPIDIQA encoded by the coding sequence ATGCGAGTTTCCATGGACATTGAATTAAAAGATGTGCCCGGGCAGATGCTTTTAGCCCTCCAGCCTCTTTCGGAATTCAAAGCTAACCTGATAACTGTTTTACACCACCACCAGAAGCGGACCCCCAGAAAAACAGTACCTGTACAGCTTGTACTTGAGATAAATCCTGAGAGCATAGAAGCAATCAAAGCAAAGCTTGAGGAAAACGGGATAAGAGTTGTAAAGGTTGGAGAACACCGTTTCAGAGAGAGTATAAATGTAGTCCTTATAGGGCACGTAGTCCATACAGGAATCCAGGATACGATCGATGAGATTGACAAGACCGGGTTTGCGGAGGTTGTTGACCTCTCGCTGTCCATGCCGGGTATTGACCTGCTTTCCTCAGCCCTGATCAGAATCGACGCTGTGGGAAAAGAGGACCTGCAAAAGGCGCTTGACATCCTTAAAAAGGTCTCGACAAGAAAAGACCTGCTTATGGTACTTCCAATAGACATCCAGGCCTGA
- a CDS encoding helix-turn-helix transcriptional regulator, producing the protein MCVQGNALAATIHGTVYEWYSFKPLENTVLEINSTPEQNFVATNAEYSFNLTPGTYLITANYFEENIVVYTAEKEVIVSDDDGEYVHDLLLFPTYPEDLLDQENLENVDLDFGEAEPQPQANSQNAVLALVLLALCILLIAGYFLIRRKSTPPEKTAGFPEKAGILHVSSESETSERDTSGSEKFTVPAETVGDSNPDKVGIEASGINSEPSEAHNLETQSGDISETELPVQQNVKLPEVSKVPGISQSVHSFEEGLDSPGSENSESPEINLPDDLKGIMDLIRDNGNRITQRELRKKSPYSESKVSLMLSDLEERGLIEKFKRGRGNIIRIPDGEIVKQAGIQSRKESGENGTSQ; encoded by the coding sequence ATGTGTGTTCAGGGAAACGCACTTGCGGCGACGATTCACGGGACCGTATATGAGTGGTACAGCTTCAAACCTCTCGAAAATACAGTACTTGAAATCAATTCTACCCCGGAGCAGAACTTTGTTGCAACGAATGCCGAATACTCTTTTAACCTTACTCCGGGAACCTACCTGATAACTGCCAATTATTTTGAAGAGAATATTGTCGTTTATACGGCTGAAAAAGAAGTTATAGTTTCCGATGATGATGGGGAATACGTTCATGACCTTTTACTCTTCCCCACCTACCCGGAAGATCTACTTGACCAGGAGAACCTGGAAAATGTTGACCTGGATTTTGGGGAAGCAGAGCCCCAACCCCAGGCAAACTCACAGAATGCGGTTTTAGCTCTTGTATTACTCGCACTCTGTATCCTGCTGATCGCGGGTTATTTCTTAATCAGGAGAAAAAGTACCCCTCCAGAAAAGACCGCAGGTTTCCCGGAGAAAGCAGGAATATTACATGTTTCATCAGAATCGGAAACATCAGAACGAGATACATCAGGATCTGAAAAGTTCACAGTACCCGCTGAAACAGTAGGAGATTCAAACCCCGATAAAGTCGGTATTGAGGCCTCTGGGATAAACTCTGAGCCTTCTGAAGCTCATAACTTGGAAACACAGTCAGGGGACATATCTGAGACAGAACTTCCTGTGCAGCAAAATGTAAAGCTGCCGGAAGTCTCAAAAGTACCTGGTATTTCCCAGTCCGTCCACTCATTTGAAGAGGGCCTTGATTCACCGGGCTCCGAAAACTCTGAAAGCCCTGAGATAAACCTCCCGGACGACCTTAAAGGGATTATGGACCTGATCCGGGATAATGGAAATAGAATCACTCAGAGAGAACTCCGCAAAAAGTCTCCGTATTCGGAGTCAAAAGTTAGCCTTATGCTTTCGGATCTTGAAGAACGCGGATTGATTGAAAAGTTCAAAAGAGGTAGAGGGAATATTATCCGGATTCCGGATGGAGAGATTGTCAAGCAGGCGGGAATCCAGAGCAGGAAGGAATCAGGGGAAAACGGAACTTCACAATAA